One region of Tachysurus vachellii isolate PV-2020 chromosome 11, HZAU_Pvac_v1, whole genome shotgun sequence genomic DNA includes:
- the hsd17b3 gene encoding 17-beta-hydroxysteroid dehydrogenase type 3 isoform X2, with translation MELIELIFVLSGACVVFFWVTRTIMMLAPKVFWPIPGNFITSMGKWAVITGGSEGIGKAYAEQFARFGLNVVIISRSKEKLVKAARDIEVRTNRKVMIISTDFTKDDIYGSIQENIQGLDIAVLVNNVGMLPSYIPYKLLETVNLEEKMNTLINCNVKALVKMCQIVLPGMVERGRGIILNISSGISKVPFPLYTLYSSTKVFVEIFSRGLQAEYKSNGILIQGWILQAIPTWLLRSESFQMTVQAYVKKVVVK, from the exons ATGGAACTGATTGAGCTTATCTTTGTTTTGAGTGGTGCCTGTGTTGTCTTCTTTTGGGTGACACGCACGATTATGATGCTTGCTCCAAAGGTCTTTTGGCCGATTCCTGGGAATTTCATTACCTCAATGGGAAAATGGGCAG TCATCACTGGAGGGTCAGAAGGAATAGGAAAAGCTTATGCAGAACAG TTTGCAAGATTTGGGCTGAATGTGGTGATCATTAGCAGGAGCAAAGAGAAGCTTGTCAAAGCTGCAAGAGACATAG AGGTTAGAACAAACAGAAAGGTCATGATCATATCCACTGACTTTACCAAGGATGATATTTACGGAAGCATTCAGGAAAATATTCAGGGTTTGGATATCGCCGTTTTAG TTAACAATGTGGGAATGCTGCCAAGTTATATACCCTATAAATTACTGGAAACAGTTAATCTGGAAGAG AAAATGAATACACTGATCAACTGTAATGTGAAAGCATTGGTCAAG ATGTGCCAAATTGTCCTTCCTGGAATGGTGGAAAG AGGACGGGGCATCATCCTGAACATTTCATCTGGCATTTCTAAAGTTCCCTTCCCATTGTACACTTTATATTCATCTACAAAG GTGTTTGTTGAGATATTCTCACGAGGGCTTCAAGCTGAATACAAATCCAATGGAATTCTCATTCAG GGCTGGATACTCCAGGCAATCCCCACTTGGTTGCTCAGAAGTGAATCATTTCAGATGACCGTTCAGGCGTATGTTAAAAAAGTGGTTGTAAAATAG
- the hsd17b3 gene encoding 17-beta-hydroxysteroid dehydrogenase type 3 isoform X1: protein MELIELIFVLSGACVVFFWVTRTIMMLAPKVFWPIPGNFITSMGKWAVITGGSEGIGKAYAEQFARFGLNVVIISRSKEKLVKAARDIEVRTNRKVMIISTDFTKDDIYGSIQENIQGLDIAVLVNNVGMLPSYIPYKLLETVNLEEKMNTLINCNVKALVKMCQIVLPGMVERGRGIILNISSGISKVPFPLYTLYSSTKVFVEIFSRGLQAEYKSNGILIQSLSPFGISTAMTGYQKPSIFMLTPEGFVRSSLLYLKAGEQTYGSISHAILGWILQAIPTWLLRSESFQMTVQAYVKKVVVK from the exons ATGGAACTGATTGAGCTTATCTTTGTTTTGAGTGGTGCCTGTGTTGTCTTCTTTTGGGTGACACGCACGATTATGATGCTTGCTCCAAAGGTCTTTTGGCCGATTCCTGGGAATTTCATTACCTCAATGGGAAAATGGGCAG TCATCACTGGAGGGTCAGAAGGAATAGGAAAAGCTTATGCAGAACAG TTTGCAAGATTTGGGCTGAATGTGGTGATCATTAGCAGGAGCAAAGAGAAGCTTGTCAAAGCTGCAAGAGACATAG AGGTTAGAACAAACAGAAAGGTCATGATCATATCCACTGACTTTACCAAGGATGATATTTACGGAAGCATTCAGGAAAATATTCAGGGTTTGGATATCGCCGTTTTAG TTAACAATGTGGGAATGCTGCCAAGTTATATACCCTATAAATTACTGGAAACAGTTAATCTGGAAGAG AAAATGAATACACTGATCAACTGTAATGTGAAAGCATTGGTCAAG ATGTGCCAAATTGTCCTTCCTGGAATGGTGGAAAG AGGACGGGGCATCATCCTGAACATTTCATCTGGCATTTCTAAAGTTCCCTTCCCATTGTACACTTTATATTCATCTACAAAG GTGTTTGTTGAGATATTCTCACGAGGGCTTCAAGCTGAATACAAATCCAATGGAATTCTCATTCAG AGTTTGTCTCCCTTTGGGATCTCCACTGCAATGACGGGCTATCAAAAACCAAGCATTTTTATGCTCACTCCTGAGGGGTTTGTAAGGAGCTCACTGCTGTATCTCAAAGCTGGGGAGCAAACATATGGCAGCATCAGTCATGCAATCctg GGCTGGATACTCCAGGCAATCCCCACTTGGTTGCTCAGAAGTGAATCATTTCAGATGACCGTTCAGGCGTATGTTAAAAAAGTGGTTGTAAAATAG